One window of Selenomonadales bacterium genomic DNA carries:
- the recG gene encoding ATP-dependent DNA helicase RecG: MNNKESIRLSSNVQKLKGIGPAKAKGLANLGLYTLQDVIQYYPKRYEDRSSYQTIRELVSDEIALVCGRILRVDEIRPRGRMCITKAYVTDGTGEVALTWFNQRYLKGKLPIGQLIIASGKVKRIGRRVELHRVSFEAIEEGSPVKGEILPIYGGCESITQKVLRDIVRQALEYIDDNDVIPPAIRTAEGFIPQREAIRQIHFPSNIELLQKARSRLAFEELYLIQCGLLLLKQQTKNQKHGVKHGPNGKLIKALLDNLPFTLTDDQISSFRDIQYDMEDRIPMQRLLQGDVGSGKTIIAALALAKTIENGYQGVMMAPTEILAQQHYQTLTELFALHGITVAMLSGKIPAKKRREILEGLASGEIDLLVGTHALIQPTVEFAALGLVITDEQHRFGVHQRALLQEKSDWMPDVLVMTATPIPRTMALTIYGDLDVSQIKQLPPGRKPIRTFVRGEESRTKIYDFIIKQIQEGRQAYIVCPLIEESEKIDVQSATTLYEELVSGIFSDIPCGLLHGRMKSDEKDAVMQEFVSGKLSVLIATTVIEVGINVPNATIMVVEGAERFGLSQLHQLRGRIGRGSHQSYCVLISKSRSDDALERLRAMERTNDGFELAEIDLELRGSGQLFGTRQHGLPDLKIANIFRDIALLIKAREYAQIAVREPQNHQPVYHALQERYGSAFERITNN; encoded by the coding sequence AGAAAGTATCCGATTATCGTCAAATGTTCAAAAACTAAAAGGCATTGGCCCTGCGAAAGCCAAAGGCTTGGCAAATCTTGGTCTTTATACCTTGCAAGATGTAATTCAATATTATCCGAAGCGATACGAAGATCGCAGTTCGTATCAAACGATCAGAGAGCTTGTGAGTGATGAGATCGCGCTGGTGTGTGGGCGTATCCTGCGCGTTGATGAAATTAGACCTCGCGGACGTATGTGCATTACGAAGGCCTATGTAACTGACGGAACAGGAGAAGTCGCATTGACGTGGTTTAATCAACGATATCTTAAAGGGAAATTACCGATCGGACAGCTTATCATTGCCAGCGGTAAAGTCAAACGAATAGGAAGACGTGTCGAACTTCATAGAGTATCGTTTGAGGCGATAGAGGAGGGCTCGCCTGTTAAGGGCGAGATCCTGCCGATCTATGGCGGTTGTGAATCGATCACGCAAAAAGTCCTGCGAGATATCGTGCGTCAAGCACTTGAGTATATAGACGATAATGATGTTATTCCGCCCGCAATCCGCACAGCAGAAGGCTTTATTCCACAAAGAGAAGCGATCAGACAGATTCACTTTCCGAGCAATATAGAGTTGCTTCAAAAAGCACGCAGCAGACTGGCATTCGAAGAGTTGTATCTGATCCAATGCGGATTGCTTCTTTTGAAGCAACAAACGAAAAATCAAAAACACGGCGTAAAACATGGACCGAACGGCAAACTGATAAAAGCTCTACTGGATAATCTTCCGTTTACATTGACTGATGATCAGATATCTTCTTTTAGGGATATTCAATATGATATGGAAGATCGCATACCGATGCAGAGATTGTTGCAAGGTGATGTTGGTTCAGGTAAAACGATCATAGCTGCACTAGCACTTGCCAAAACGATAGAAAACGGCTATCAGGGTGTTATGATGGCACCGACGGAGATCCTTGCTCAGCAACATTATCAGACGTTGACAGAATTGTTTGCTCTGCACGGTATCACTGTTGCTATGTTGAGCGGTAAAATACCTGCTAAAAAACGACGCGAGATATTAGAAGGGCTTGCCAGTGGTGAGATTGACTTACTTGTCGGAACACATGCACTCATTCAACCAACGGTAGAGTTCGCCGCTCTTGGGCTTGTAATCACCGACGAACAACACCGATTCGGCGTACACCAACGCGCTCTTTTACAAGAAAAAAGCGATTGGATGCCTGATGTTCTTGTCATGACAGCAACACCGATTCCGCGTACCATGGCGCTTACAATATATGGCGACCTTGATGTTTCCCAGATCAAACAACTCCCGCCGGGACGCAAGCCGATTCGAACATTCGTGCGCGGCGAAGAAAGCCGTACTAAAATATATGATTTTATCATCAAACAGATACAAGAAGGTAGACAGGCTTATATCGTCTGTCCTTTAATCGAAGAGTCCGAAAAAATAGATGTACAATCCGCAACCACCTTATACGAAGAATTAGTGAGTGGTATTTTCTCTGATATTCCTTGCGGACTTCTTCACGGAAGAATGAAAAGCGATGAAAAAGATGCTGTTATGCAAGAGTTTGTAAGCGGTAAATTATCGGTCTTGATCGCAACGACAGTCATTGAAGTAGGAATCAATGTACCGAATGCAACCATTATGGTCGTAGAAGGTGCAGAACGATTCGGCCTGTCACAGCTTCATCAGCTCCGCGGGCGTATCGGAAGGGGTAGTCATCAATCATATTGCGTCCTCATCAGTAAAAGCAGATCGGACGATGCCTTAGAACGTCTGAGAGCTATGGAGAGAACGAATGACGGATTCGAATTGGCGGAGATAGACCTCGAATTACGCGGCTCGGGACAACTCTTTGGAACACGTCAACATGGACTTCCCGACCTTAAGATCGCAAATATATTCCGCGACATTGCCCTTCTTATCAAAGCACGTGAATACGCACAGATAGCTGTTCGAGAACCGCAAAATCATCAGCCTGTCTATCATGCTTTGCAAGAACGCTATGGTTCTGCATTCGAACGTATCACCAACAACTAG